A genomic segment from Tessaracoccus defluvii encodes:
- a CDS encoding type II toxin-antitoxin system HicB family antitoxin gives MSQTQAVDVSRYTYRVTWSVEDGEFVATCAEFPSLSWLADSQSAALKGMVDLVADTLADLTAEGEALPEPLSQRSYSGKFNLRVGESLHRRLAIQAAEERLSLNQYVVRRLSEAS, from the coding sequence ATGTCCCAGACCCAGGCTGTTGACGTGTCCCGGTACACCTACCGGGTGACGTGGTCGGTCGAAGATGGCGAGTTCGTCGCCACCTGCGCGGAGTTCCCGTCGCTGTCGTGGCTCGCAGACTCCCAATCGGCCGCCCTGAAGGGGATGGTTGACCTGGTCGCCGACACCCTGGCCGATCTCACGGCGGAGGGTGAGGCCCTCCCCGAACCTCTTTCTCAGCGGAGCTACTCGGGCAAGTTCAATCTCCGGGTCGGGGAAAGCCTGCATCGCCGGCTTGCGATCCAGGCTGCCGAAGAGCGCCTCAGCCTTAACCAGTACGTCGTGCGACGCCTCTCCGAAGCTTCCTGA
- a CDS encoding Shedu immune nuclease family protein, giving the protein MQISFDDFFKEPDDVTFATRRLPSRIYISRTFKMAHGIDQGEPARYIRKVFDEEVTPDEDDWDWTSQVVYVTPGGRKQLTLNVARSAGAVRKIRIQEVPTNPDADKLEPVLELDREQAMRLIEMLRAIDSIPIEGDTTVSRVDDQVLRDLFSDPDGINRVYASDPERFRALIETDADARDVVALQHRRGVVETMRTWLVDDAAFDAAKQAEGGPEAAWQHLLEENPWVLGASLGGQLYTSWSEEKLEQVVAGRHIGGVGKRTDALMRTAGVVRSMVFAEIKHHRTNLLAKEYRPGCWRPSDDLSGAVVQVQQTVHLAVHTLSDYLPDQDDDGAILPSGTFLLHPRSFVIIGSLTELTGKSGGPIPDKVRSFELFRRSLQEPEIITFDELLARAEWHVQMAEKQAESVDDDDDILGFEVDENGVILDDDWPI; this is encoded by the coding sequence GTGCAGATCAGCTTCGATGACTTCTTCAAGGAGCCGGATGATGTCACGTTCGCAACAAGGCGCCTGCCAAGCCGCATCTACATAAGTCGTACGTTCAAGATGGCTCACGGCATCGACCAAGGCGAGCCCGCGCGGTATATTCGCAAGGTTTTCGACGAAGAGGTGACCCCTGATGAGGACGACTGGGACTGGACAAGCCAGGTGGTCTATGTGACCCCGGGCGGTCGAAAGCAGCTCACGCTCAACGTTGCGCGGTCGGCAGGTGCAGTACGCAAGATCCGGATCCAGGAAGTGCCAACGAATCCCGATGCCGACAAGCTGGAGCCGGTCCTCGAGCTCGACCGGGAGCAAGCCATGCGCCTGATCGAGATGCTCAGGGCCATCGACTCGATCCCGATCGAAGGCGACACCACGGTTAGTAGGGTCGACGACCAGGTCCTGCGAGATCTGTTCTCCGATCCTGATGGCATCAACCGCGTCTACGCCAGTGATCCAGAGCGTTTTCGAGCCTTGATCGAGACGGACGCCGACGCACGCGACGTGGTGGCGCTGCAGCACCGTCGTGGCGTCGTGGAGACGATGCGTACATGGCTCGTTGACGATGCAGCCTTCGACGCAGCCAAGCAGGCCGAGGGTGGTCCTGAAGCCGCTTGGCAGCATCTGTTGGAGGAGAATCCATGGGTTCTCGGCGCGAGTCTTGGTGGCCAGTTATACACCTCGTGGAGTGAAGAAAAGCTCGAGCAGGTGGTTGCTGGTCGCCATATCGGCGGCGTGGGCAAGCGCACCGACGCACTGATGCGTACAGCAGGTGTGGTCAGGTCTATGGTCTTCGCCGAGATCAAGCACCACCGCACCAACCTGCTGGCCAAGGAATACCGCCCCGGTTGCTGGCGTCCATCGGACGACCTCAGCGGTGCCGTCGTGCAGGTTCAGCAGACAGTCCACCTCGCCGTACACACCCTGAGCGACTATCTACCCGACCAAGATGACGATGGCGCGATCCTTCCGTCCGGAACATTCTTGCTGCACCCCAGAAGCTTCGTGATCATCGGCTCATTGACCGAGCTAACAGGTAAATCGGGCGGTCCGATTCCTGACAAGGTCCGCAGCTTCGAGCTGTTCCGACGTAGCCTGCAGGAGCCGGAAATCATCACGTTCGACGAACTCCTCGCCCGGGCCGAATGGCACGTGCAGATGGCCGAGAAGCAGGCTGAGTCTGTCGATGACGACGACGACATCCTCGGCTTTGAAGTCGATGAGAACGGCGTCATTCTCGACGACGACTGGCCGATCTGA
- a CDS encoding ArdC-like ssDNA-binding domain-containing protein, which translates to MAGYGRPVSQAERAAAAEARQATLDKLHTQLSEGTLALNDPQAWQAWLKFSSQFHRYSFGNSLLIMLQDPQATHVAGYQAFKAMGRQVRRGETGIKVLAPITRREPRLDAAGQPVRDDRGRVLHRTQVVATKPVTVFDVRQTDGPPLPDPKIGEAVLLTGQAPAGLWDRLQDLLGERGFHVHRGADLGGANGYTDFGQRLVMVRDDVDDAQAVKTLAHETGHVLLHQDEGGRDCRGVVEVEAESVAYMVTSAHGLDSSQYTFNYVAGWALNAVTEARDLADILRSTGQRVIGAADLILQATQPTPTITDGALDALEAEVRTQVDPARWEVAPAVAEPPPQVSPPSRAVPAPALSL; encoded by the coding sequence ATGGCCGGCTACGGCAGGCCCGTCAGTCAGGCGGAGCGGGCCGCAGCGGCGGAAGCCCGGCAGGCGACGCTGGACAAGCTCCACACCCAACTCAGTGAAGGCACCCTCGCCCTCAACGATCCGCAGGCTTGGCAGGCCTGGCTGAAGTTCTCCAGCCAGTTCCACCGGTACTCGTTCGGGAACAGCCTGCTCATCATGCTCCAGGACCCCCAGGCGACCCACGTCGCCGGCTACCAGGCGTTCAAGGCCATGGGACGCCAGGTGCGCCGCGGGGAGACCGGCATCAAGGTCCTCGCTCCAATCACCCGCCGCGAGCCCCGCCTCGACGCCGCCGGCCAACCGGTGCGCGACGACCGGGGCCGCGTTCTGCATCGGACCCAGGTTGTGGCGACCAAACCAGTCACGGTGTTCGACGTCCGGCAGACCGACGGGCCCCCGCTGCCCGACCCCAAGATCGGCGAGGCCGTCCTCCTGACCGGACAAGCCCCCGCAGGGCTGTGGGACCGACTGCAAGACCTCCTCGGAGAACGAGGATTCCACGTACATCGGGGCGCGGACCTGGGCGGCGCCAACGGCTATACCGACTTCGGCCAGCGGCTCGTGATGGTCCGTGACGACGTCGACGACGCCCAGGCCGTCAAGACCCTGGCCCACGAAACCGGGCACGTGCTCCTTCACCAGGACGAGGGCGGCCGCGACTGCCGCGGAGTCGTCGAAGTCGAAGCCGAGTCCGTCGCGTACATGGTCACGAGCGCCCACGGCCTCGACTCCAGCCAGTACACCTTCAACTACGTCGCCGGCTGGGCCTTGAACGCCGTGACCGAAGCCCGCGACCTGGCCGACATCCTCCGCAGCACCGGCCAACGCGTCATCGGCGCGGCCGACCTCATCCTCCAAGCCACGCAGCCGACGCCCACCATTACCGACGGAGCGCTCGACGCCCTGGAGGCGGAGGTTCGAACCCAGGTCGACCCGGCCAGATGGGAAGTCGCGCCTGCCGTTGCCGAGCCACCCCCGCAGGTGTCACCCCCAAGTCGCGCCGTCCCAGCGCCCGCCTTGTCTCTCTGA
- a CDS encoding helix-turn-helix domain-containing protein, whose translation MSLPISPAWGQPLPEWLSLQQAAAVYGVSVDTLRRRIASGRLRASRFGVRLIRVRVEDLDKLFRPIPTGDDLTDRRARARNQRTW comes from the coding sequence ATGTCGCTCCCTATCTCGCCCGCCTGGGGTCAACCCCTGCCCGAGTGGCTGTCATTGCAGCAGGCGGCCGCCGTGTACGGCGTGAGTGTCGATACGCTGCGGCGACGCATCGCCTCAGGGAGGCTCCGGGCGTCAAGGTTCGGCGTGAGGCTCATCCGGGTTCGCGTCGAGGATCTCGACAAGCTGTTCCGGCCCATCCCCACGGGCGATGACCTCACTGACCGACGGGCCCGCGCGCGCAATCAACGCACCTGGTAG
- a CDS encoding asparaginase: MVDALDPAVAQVRRGGYLEAVHHGCLAVTRPDGTAALALGDVGTPFLPRSAIKPLQAVAMVGVGLDVVGAELALVGASHSGEPFHLEAVRSILSGAGLGLDALQNTPALPYDAQARDAWLAGGGVAEALTQNCSGKHAGMLRTCVRAGWSIHDYREPAHPLQAGARRLLGEFAGETIGEPVVDGCGAPAFAVTVTGLARAFGRVAAATDGPARAVADAFRDHPEYASGTRRDELVFHREVPGLICKLGAEGTLAAGLADGTGIVIKISDGAYRAAVPVLVAVLTALGHGTAALTALDPFPVLGHGAVVGNTETTPELDAALAVLRV, encoded by the coding sequence ATGGTTGACGCGCTGGATCCGGCGGTCGCGCAGGTCCGGCGCGGCGGCTACCTCGAGGCTGTGCACCACGGCTGTCTCGCCGTGACCCGTCCGGACGGGACGGCCGCTCTGGCCCTCGGCGACGTCGGCACACCCTTCCTCCCCCGCTCGGCCATCAAGCCGCTGCAGGCCGTCGCGATGGTCGGCGTCGGATTGGACGTCGTGGGCGCCGAACTGGCACTGGTCGGCGCCTCCCACTCCGGGGAGCCGTTCCATCTCGAGGCGGTCCGGTCGATCCTGTCCGGCGCAGGTCTGGGGCTCGACGCCCTCCAGAACACGCCGGCCCTCCCCTACGACGCGCAGGCCCGCGACGCCTGGCTCGCCGGCGGTGGCGTCGCCGAGGCCCTGACGCAGAACTGCTCCGGCAAGCACGCCGGGATGCTTCGCACCTGCGTGCGCGCGGGCTGGAGCATCCACGATTACCGGGAACCCGCCCATCCGCTGCAGGCCGGCGCGCGCCGTCTTCTCGGGGAGTTCGCCGGAGAGACGATCGGCGAGCCGGTCGTGGACGGCTGTGGTGCGCCCGCGTTCGCCGTCACTGTCACCGGGCTGGCCCGGGCGTTCGGGAGGGTCGCCGCGGCGACCGACGGACCGGCCCGCGCGGTCGCCGACGCCTTCCGCGACCACCCCGAATACGCCTCCGGCACGCGTCGCGACGAGTTGGTGTTCCACCGCGAGGTGCCGGGCCTGATCTGCAAGCTGGGGGCCGAGGGCACGCTGGCCGCGGGCCTCGCCGACGGCACCGGCATCGTCATCAAGATCTCCGACGGCGCCTACCGGGCGGCGGTCCCCGTGCTGGTGGCCGTCCTGACGGCGCTGGGCCACGGCACCGCGGCGCTGACGGCGCTGGATCCCTTCCCTGTCCTGGGCCACGGAGCCGTGGTCGGGAACACGGAGACGACGCCGGAACTGGACGCCGCGCTGGCAGTTCTGCGCGTCTGA
- a CDS encoding DNA polymerase III subunit gamma and tau, whose translation MDGPGLFDDFLEEPAPVAAAAPAPLIEAADEPEPDLLELAEPEPVVEPDPVAAPAAAPLPPAAPAKKQPQRTDAAPLALYRRYRPDTFADVIGQEHVTVPLQRALSNNRVNHAYLFSGPRGCGKTTSARILARCLNCEQGPTPTPCGVCDSCVDLARGGPGSIDVIEIDAASHGGVDDARDLRERAYFAPVASRYKIYIIDEAHMVTPQGFNALLKLVEEPPPHTKFIFATTEPEKVIGTIRSRTHHYPFRLVPPRVLGDYLADICEAEGVTIDHASLPLVVRAGGGSVRDSLSVLDQLLGGAAETGVSYDQAAALLGYTPDTLLDDIMDAFAAGDAAAVFRTIDRVVEIGQDPRRFAEDLLRRLRDLVILAAVPEAATNGMLDVAADQAQRLQTQIAGMGAGELTRAAEVIATGLTDMRGTTAPRLHLELMCARVLLPGADTDERGLHARMDRLERRVGMMGDAPATPAAPIAHAHAAAPAPAAQPPAAAQPPAAAQPPAAVQRPAQPAPPVATEKPTAAPEPAPAPTQQRPAGQAPQQRPAGQAPQQRPAGAPPAGVPTPAPAQTAAPAAAASKQGLAAARLTAEELRRVWPRVLDEVKRRRRFTHMLLTQHAQVVDVADGLLTLGFSAAGPRENFGSGGSQDVLADALIEVIGVELRIQAVLASGEPDAAPVAQQRPTGTPVPQAAPEPERRAAPPPPPMEEETEVSVDDEVLDAVHNAEELLSSTFGAEVIAVRDADQP comes from the coding sequence ATGGACGGACCGGGGCTGTTCGACGATTTCCTGGAAGAGCCCGCCCCCGTCGCCGCGGCCGCACCGGCACCCCTCATCGAGGCCGCCGACGAGCCGGAGCCCGATCTGCTGGAGCTCGCGGAGCCGGAGCCCGTCGTCGAACCTGACCCGGTGGCGGCACCCGCAGCAGCACCGCTGCCGCCCGCAGCCCCCGCGAAGAAGCAGCCGCAGCGCACCGACGCCGCCCCGTTGGCTCTCTACCGTCGCTACCGCCCCGACACGTTCGCCGACGTCATCGGGCAGGAGCACGTCACCGTCCCGCTCCAGCGCGCGCTGTCGAACAACCGGGTCAACCACGCCTACCTGTTCTCCGGCCCCCGTGGCTGCGGTAAGACCACCTCGGCCCGCATCCTCGCCCGCTGCCTCAACTGTGAGCAGGGACCGACGCCCACGCCGTGCGGCGTGTGCGACTCCTGCGTCGACCTGGCCCGCGGCGGCCCCGGCTCCATCGACGTCATCGAGATCGACGCGGCCTCGCACGGCGGTGTCGACGACGCGCGCGACCTGCGTGAGCGGGCCTACTTCGCCCCCGTCGCGAGCCGCTACAAGATCTACATCATCGACGAGGCCCACATGGTCACGCCGCAGGGCTTCAACGCCCTGCTGAAGCTGGTCGAGGAGCCCCCGCCCCACACCAAGTTCATCTTCGCCACCACCGAGCCGGAGAAGGTCATCGGGACCATCCGCTCGCGCACCCACCACTACCCGTTCCGGCTCGTGCCGCCGCGGGTGCTCGGTGACTACCTCGCCGACATCTGCGAGGCGGAGGGCGTCACCATCGACCACGCCTCCCTCCCGCTCGTGGTCCGTGCGGGTGGCGGCTCGGTCCGTGACTCGCTGTCGGTGCTCGACCAGCTGCTGGGTGGCGCGGCGGAGACTGGCGTCAGCTACGACCAGGCCGCGGCCCTGCTCGGCTACACGCCCGACACGTTGCTCGATGACATCATGGACGCCTTCGCCGCCGGCGACGCGGCAGCCGTGTTCCGCACCATCGACCGGGTCGTCGAGATCGGCCAGGATCCCCGTCGCTTCGCCGAGGACCTGCTCCGCCGACTGCGCGACCTCGTCATCCTCGCCGCCGTCCCGGAGGCAGCCACCAACGGCATGCTCGACGTCGCCGCCGACCAGGCCCAGCGGCTGCAGACGCAGATCGCGGGCATGGGGGCCGGGGAACTGACCCGCGCCGCCGAGGTGATCGCCACCGGCCTCACCGACATGCGCGGCACGACGGCACCCCGTCTCCACCTCGAACTGATGTGCGCCCGCGTGCTGCTCCCCGGCGCCGACACCGACGAGCGCGGTCTGCACGCCCGCATGGACCGGCTCGAGCGTCGCGTCGGCATGATGGGGGACGCGCCGGCCACGCCAGCGGCCCCGATCGCTCACGCCCACGCCGCCGCCCCGGCACCTGCCGCGCAGCCGCCGGCCGCCGCACAGCCGCCGGCCGCCGCACAGCCGCCGGCCGCCGTGCAGCGCCCCGCCCAGCCTGCGCCGCCTGTCGCAACCGAGAAGCCCACGGCTGCGCCGGAACCAGCCCCCGCGCCGACGCAGCAGCGCCCGGCCGGTCAGGCTCCCCAGCAGCGGCCCGCCGGACAGGCGCCTCAACAGCGGCCCGCCGGGGCCCCGCCCGCCGGCGTGCCCACGCCCGCACCGGCCCAGACGGCGGCTCCCGCCGCCGCGGCGTCGAAGCAGGGTCTCGCCGCCGCCAGGCTGACCGCCGAGGAACTGCGTCGCGTCTGGCCCCGCGTCCTCGACGAGGTCAAACGTCGCCGCCGCTTCACGCACATGCTGCTGACCCAGCACGCGCAGGTCGTCGACGTCGCCGATGGCCTCCTGACCCTCGGCTTCTCCGCCGCGGGACCGCGGGAGAACTTCGGCAGCGGCGGCAGCCAGGACGTGCTGGCCGACGCGCTGATCGAGGTCATCGGCGTCGAGCTCCGGATCCAGGCGGTGCTTGCCTCGGGTGAACCGGACGCGGCGCCCGTGGCGCAGCAGCGACCGACCGGAACGCCGGTGCCCCAGGCCGCCCCGGAACCCGAGCGCCGTGCGGCCCCGCCGCCCCCGCCCATGGAGGAGGAGACGGAGGTCTCCGTCGACGATGAGGTGCTCGACGCCGTCCACAACGCCGAAGAGCTGCTGAGCAGCACCTTCGGTGCCGAGGTCATCGCCGTCCGCGACGCGGACCAGCCCTGA
- a CDS encoding YbaB/EbfC family nucleoid-associated protein, translated as MFGDFDLDALMRQAQQMQADLERAQREVSEMSFTGEAGGDLVSVTLSGQGDLTAVTIKPEAVDPDDTETLGDLIIAAYRAAKAQADQAMASAMPAIPDMPGIPGLGG; from the coding sequence ATGTTCGGTGATTTCGATCTGGACGCCCTGATGCGTCAGGCGCAGCAGATGCAGGCCGACCTGGAGCGCGCCCAGCGGGAGGTCTCGGAGATGTCCTTCACCGGCGAGGCCGGCGGGGATCTCGTGTCCGTGACCCTCAGCGGCCAGGGAGACCTGACCGCCGTCACCATTAAGCCTGAGGCGGTCGACCCGGACGACACCGAGACGCTGGGTGACCTGATCATCGCCGCCTACCGGGCAGCGAAGGCGCAGGCCGACCAGGCCATGGCGAGCGCGATGCCCGCCATCCCCGACATGCCCGGCATCCCCGGCCTGGGGGGCTGA
- the recR gene encoding recombination mediator RecR yields the protein MYEGPIQDLIDELSRLPGIGPRGASRIAFYLLDAPDEEVFALADTLRRMKEAARFCEVCFNISQEERCRVCRDPRRDPAVLCVVEESKDVVAIERTNEFRGLYHVLGGSISPIDGRGPADLHTRELFTRLADGVVQEVILATDPDTQGEATAAYLSRMLRDFGVRVTRPASGLPVGGDIEYADQVTLGRAFEGRREMFEAQPTPRPEGSVVPPVTVGSGA from the coding sequence GTGTACGAAGGCCCGATCCAGGACCTCATCGACGAGCTGAGCCGGCTGCCCGGCATCGGCCCGCGGGGCGCCTCGCGCATCGCGTTCTACCTGCTCGACGCACCCGATGAGGAGGTGTTCGCGCTCGCCGACACGCTCCGGCGGATGAAGGAGGCCGCGCGTTTCTGCGAGGTGTGTTTCAACATCTCGCAGGAGGAACGCTGCCGCGTCTGCCGCGACCCGCGCCGCGACCCGGCGGTGCTGTGCGTCGTCGAGGAGTCGAAGGACGTCGTCGCGATCGAACGGACCAACGAGTTCCGCGGGCTCTACCACGTGCTCGGCGGGTCGATCTCGCCGATCGACGGCCGCGGCCCGGCCGACCTGCACACACGCGAGCTGTTCACGCGGCTCGCGGACGGTGTCGTCCAGGAGGTCATCCTGGCGACGGATCCGGACACGCAGGGCGAAGCCACCGCTGCCTACCTGAGCCGGATGCTGCGTGACTTCGGTGTTCGCGTCACCCGGCCGGCCAGCGGCCTGCCGGTCGGCGGCGACATCGAGTACGCCGATCAGGTCACCCTCGGCCGTGCCTTCGAGGGCCGCCGAGAGATGTTCGAGGCGCAGCCCACGCCCCGACCGGAGGGATCCGTCGTTCCCCCTGTGACGGTGGGTTCCGGCGCCTAG
- a CDS encoding VOC family protein has product MSPPGPEGTRVRKGCQSIFGGELTAMTFGEASGGAAFPGSDKVMHSSLVTAWGDLIFVADTMPEMNHQPGDTVAVSLSGPDEALDTQFRALADGGQVHVPYEKQMWGDVYGQVRDRFGVLWHVNRTAEQ; this is encoded by the coding sequence GTGTCCCCACCGGGCCCGGAGGGGACCCGGGTCCGAAAGGGGTGCCAGTCGATCTTCGGCGGTGAGCTCACCGCCATGACGTTCGGCGAGGCCTCGGGAGGCGCGGCCTTTCCCGGCTCCGACAAGGTGATGCACTCGTCGCTCGTCACGGCCTGGGGCGACCTCATCTTCGTGGCCGACACGATGCCCGAGATGAACCATCAGCCCGGCGACACCGTCGCCGTCTCCCTCTCCGGTCCTGACGAGGCGCTCGACACCCAGTTCCGGGCACTGGCCGACGGCGGGCAGGTCCACGTCCCCTACGAGAAGCAGATGTGGGGCGACGTGTACGGGCAGGTGCGTGACCGGTTCGGGGTGCTCTGGCACGTCAACCGCACAGCCGAGCAGTGA